In the genome of Epinephelus lanceolatus isolate andai-2023 chromosome 18, ASM4190304v1, whole genome shotgun sequence, one region contains:
- the LOC117268519 gene encoding putative ATP-dependent RNA helicase DDX17, translating to MRGSYGDRDRDRGRDRGSPRFGSSRGGPPPGRKFGNPGDRLRKKRWDLDELPKFEKNFYNEHLEVQRMSQYDVEEYCRKKEITVRGSGCPKPITNFHQAQFPQYVMDVLMQQNFKEPTAIQAQGFPLALSGRDLVGIAQTGSGKTLSYLLPAIVHINHQPYLERGDGPICLVLAPTRELAQQVQQVAYDYGKSSRIKSTCVYGGAPKGPQIRDLERGVEICIATPGRLIDFLEAGKTNLRRCTYLVLDEADRMLDMGFEPQIRKIVDQIRPDRQTLMWSATWPKEVRQLAEDFLKDYVQINVGALELSANHNILQIVDVCMESEKDHKLIQLMEEIMAEKENKTIIFVETKKRCDDLTRRMRRDGWPAMCIHGDKSQPERDWVLTEFRSGKAPILIATDVASRGLDVEDVKFVINYDYPNSSEDYIHRIGRTARSTNKGTAYTFFTPGNLRQARELIRVLEEARQAINPKLLQLVDTGRGGGGGGGRPRFRGSSNSNNPNLMYQDECDRRMRSVGGGGSSKDSRGSSSYGRDSRDSRGGSSRDGDRSSSSSSSSYRDRSSRDGGRSYGSSSNSYDQYQNNNSSSSQYSSSRGSSGSGGGGVGQAPPSSSGPQPLMAQQFNPPQPMMGLMGHSPFQFAPPPPPPSAGRK from the exons ATGAGAGGTTCATACGGAGACAGAGATCGAGACCGTGGCCGTGACAGAGG AAGCCCTCGTTTCGGGTCCAGCAGAGGCGGCCCCCCACCGGGTAGAAAGTTTGGAAACCCCGGGGACCGTTTACGAAAGAAGAGATGGGATCTGGATGAGCTTCCCAAGTTTGAGAAGAACTTTTATAATGAACACCTGGAAGTGCAGCGAATGAGCCAG TATGATGTTGAGGAGTATTGCAGGAAGAAAGAAATCACAGTTCGAGGTTCAGGCTGCCCAAAGCCTATCACCAACTTCCACCAGGCACAGTTTCCCC AATATGTAATGGACGTCCTGATGCAGCAGAATTTCAAGGAGCCCACAGCCATCCAGGCTCAAGGTTTCCCTCTGGCCCTGAGTGGGAGAGACCTTGTGGGCATTGCTCAGACTGGCTCCGGGAAGACCTTATCG TACCTCCTACCTGCCATCGTGCACATCAATCATCAGCCCTACTTGGAGCGCGGAGATGGACCCATT TGCTTGGTTCTGGCCCCCACAAGAGAACTGGCGCAGCAGGTCCAGCAGGTGGCATACGACTACGGAAAATCCTCCCGCATCAAAAGCACTTGTGTGTACGGAGGTGCTCCCAAGGGACCTCAAATCAGAGACTTGGAGAGAG GTGTTGAGATCTGCATCGCTACTCCGGGTCGTCTGATTGATTTCCTTGAGGCTGGAAAGACCAACCTGCGACGCTGCACATACTTGGTTCTGGATGAAGCTGACCGCATGCTGGATATGGGTTTTGAGCCACAGATTCGCAAGATTGTGGACCAGATCAGG CCCGACAGACAGACCCTGATGTGGAGCGCCACCTGGCCTAAAGAGGTTCGCCAGCTGGCCGAGGACTTTTTAAAAGACTATGTCCAAATCAATGTCGGAGCACTGGAACTCAGCGCCAACCACAACATCCTTCAGATAGTTGATGTCTGTATGGAGAGTGAAAAGGACCACAA gTTGATCCAGCTGATGGAGGAAATCATGGCTGAGAAGGAGAACAAGACCATTATCTTTGTGGAGACCAAGAAACGATGTGACGATCTCACACGCAGAATGAGACGTGATGG GTGGCCAGCGATGTGCATTCATGGTGACAAGAGCCAACCAGAGAGAGACTGGGTGTTAACGG AGTTCCGTAGTGGCAAAGCTCCCATCCTCATCGCTACTGACGTGGCCTCGCGTGGTCTGG ATGTGGAGGATGTCAAGTTTGTCATCAATTATGACTATCCCAACTCATCGGAGGACTACATCCATCGTATCGGCCGCACGGCCCGCAGCACCAACAAAGGCACAGCTTACACCTTCTTCACTCCGGGGAACCTCCGCCAGGCCCGCGAGCTGATCCGGGTGCTGGAGGAGGCCCGACAGGCCATCAATCCCAAACTGCTGCAGCTGGTTGACACTGGAcgtggaggagggggaggag GTGGCCGTCCCCGTTTCCGTGGCAGCTCCAATTCTAACAACCCCAACCTCATGTACCAGGACGAGTGTGACAGGCGGATGCGCTCTGTGGGTGGGGGCGGCAGCTCCAAGGACAGCcgtggcagcagcagctacgGCCGCGACAGCCGAGACAGCCGCGGAGGAAGCAGCCGGGACGGGGAccgctcctcctcctcgtcctcctcctcttacagAGATCGCAGCAGCAGGGACGGAGGACGCAGCTACGGCTCCAGCTCCAACTCATACGACCAGTACCAgaataacaacagcagcagcagccagtaCAGCAGCTCCAGGGGCAGCTCTGGGTCGGGGGGTGGAGGAGTGGGGCAGGCCCCGCCTTCTTCATCGGGTCCTCAGCCTTTAATGGCTCAGCAGTTCAACCCACCCCAGCCCATGATGGGCCTGATGGGGCACTCGCCGTTCCAGTTTGCTCCTCCACCGCCACCGCCTTCAGCAGGCAGAAAGTGA